One Pomacea canaliculata isolate SZHN2017 linkage group LG9, ASM307304v1, whole genome shotgun sequence DNA segment encodes these proteins:
- the LOC112572769 gene encoding prostaglandin reductase 1-like: MGLRCKKWTLARTFHGEPKLSDFQLVEEEISAELQPGEVLVEALYLTVDPYMRVRSYKVGDTLIGEQVGRIKLSKNLDYPEGSLVLAYTGWRTHTVVSNPKKKAPFGTLIKPLPDLGDLPLSLALGCLGMPGLTAYFGVLDKGQVKCGETVLVNAAAGAVGSVAGQIVKIKGCKVIGSTGTDTKCDWLREIGFDHVFNYKTKRVDDALKEFAPQGVDVYFDNVGGDFSSDVMRNHMKAGGRVVEVGSISEYNDTESKERSISKFVADKHLSIRGMSVSRYVDRYPQALAELLKWIREGKLKYKETITEGFEHMPNAFISLFRGGNIGKAVVRV; encoded by the exons ATGGGGCTGCGGTGCAAAAAGTGGACGCTGGCCAGGACGTTTCATGGCGAACCGAAACTGTCGGACTTTCAACTCGTGGAAGAGGAAATTTCCGCAGAGCTGCAGCCCGGAG AGGTTCTGGTGGAAGCGCTGTACCTTACAGTGGACCCTTACATGAG gGTTAGGTCTTACAAAGTCGGAGACACTTTGATCGGCGAACAAGTTGGAAG AATAAAACTGAGCAAGAACCTCGACTACCCGGAAGGTAGCCTAGTCCTGGCCTACACAGGGTGGCGAACACACACAGTGGTGTCCAACCCCAAGAAAAAAGCCCCTTTCGGAACTCTGATCAAGCCTCTTCCAGATCTTGGTGATCTGCCACTCTCGTTAGCCCTCGGCTGCTTGGGAATGCCTGG GTTGACAGCCTACTTCGGAGTGCTGGACAAAGGTCAGGTGAAGTGCGGGGAGACGGTGCTGGTGAACGCAGCAGCAGGAGCTGTGGGCAGTGTGGCGGGACAGATCGTGAAGATCAAA GGATGCAAAGTGATTGGCTCGACTGGAACTGACACTAAATGCGACTGGTTGAGAGAGATTGGCTTTGATCACGTGTTCAACTATAAGACGAAAAGAGTCGATGATGCACTAAAGGAATTTGCACCACAGGGAGTGGACGTATATTTTGATAAC GTTGGAGGAGATTTCTCCTCAGATGTCATGAGAAACCACATGAAAGCAGGTGGAAGAGTTGTCGAGGTCGGATCAATCTCAGAATATAATGACACGGAAAGCAAag AGCGCAGCATCTCGAAGTTCGTTGCTGACAAACACCTTAGTATTCGGGGAATGAGTGTCAGCAGGTATGTGGACCGGTACCCGCAAGCTCTGGCTGAACTGCTGAAGTGGATCAGAGAG GGCAAGCTCAAGTATAAAGAAACTATCACTGAGGGGTTCGAACACATGCCCAACGCCTTCATCTCGCTGTTCCGAGGCGGAAATATCGGCAAGGCTGTGGTCAGAGTTTGA
- the LOC112572501 gene encoding prostaglandin reductase 1-like has protein sequence MSVKSKRWTVAKMFEGEPKMSDFQLVEEEIPTALKPGEVLVEALYLTVDPYMRWRSYEAGETLIGEQVGRIKVSNNSNFPEGTLVLAYTGWRTHSLVSNTEENTFLGPIVKSLPDFGELSPSLAIGCLGMPGLTAYFGLLERGEVKAGETVLVSAAAGAVGSVVGQIAKIKGCKVIGSAGSDEKCDWLKEIGFDHVFNYKTQTVDDALTEFAPEGVDVYFDNVGGDFTYDVLKSHIKFGGRIVACGSVSSYNKSEDERTERSIAKFVIYKELNIRGFIIGAHVKRFAEGLSEMLRWVREGKIKYKETVTEGFENMPNAFISLLRGGNIGKALVKV, from the exons ATGTCGGTCAAAAGTAAGCGATGGACCGTTGCGAAAATGTTCGAAGGAGAACCCAAGATGTCTGACTTCCAACTTGTGGAAGAGGAAATTCCCACAGCTCTGAAGCCAGGAG AGGTTTTGGTGGAAGCGCTGTATCTGACCGTGGATCCCTACATGAG ATGGAGGTCATACGAAGCTGGAGAGACCCTCATTGGCGAGCAAGTCGGAAG AATCAAAGTAAGCAACAACTCCAACTTCCCGGAAGGCACTCTTGTGCTGGCGTACACCGGGTGGAGAACACATTCTTTGGTGTCCAACACCGAGGAGAACACTTTCCTCGGTCCAATTGTAAAATCCCTTCCGGACTTTGGTGAACTGTCACCTTCTTTGGCCATTGGCTGCTTGGGAATGCCAGG ACTGACAGCTTATTTCGGATTGCTGGAGCGAGGTGAAGTCAAGGCCGGCGAGACGGTGCTGGTCAGCGCAGCAGCAGGAGCTGTGGGCAGTGTGGTTGGACAGATCGCCAAGATCAAA GGCTGCAAAGTCATCGGCTCCGCTGGAAGCGACGAGAAATGCGATTGGCTGAAAGAGATCGGCTTTGATCACGTGTTCAACTACAAGACACAAACAGTCGACGACGCGCTGACAGAGTTTGCACCTGAGGGAGTGGATGTGTATTTTGACAAC GTGGGTGGAGACTTCACCTATGATGTCCTGAAAAGTCACATCAAGTTTGGCGGACGAATTGTCGCATGCGGATCTGTTTCTTCTTACAATAAATCGGAGGACGAAAGAACAG AGCGAAGCATCGCAAAGTTTGTCATCTACAAGGAGCTGAACATCCGCGGATTCATCATCGGCGCTCACGTCAAGCGCTTTGCGGAAGGCCTGAGTGAGATGCTGCGGTGGGTCAGAGAG GGGAAGATTAAATACAAAGAAACCGTCACGGAAGGATTTGAAAACATGCCCAACGCCTTCATCTCGCTCTTACGGGGCGGAAACATTGGCAAAGCCCTTGTCAAAGTCTGA